From Oryza sativa Japonica Group chromosome 4, ASM3414082v1, one genomic window encodes:
- the LOC4337389 gene encoding dolichyl-diphosphooligosaccharide--protein glycosyltransferase subunit STT3B, with product MAAATALDSLPAPLRSLRLKTKQQELLLRVSALALIYVLAFVVRLFSVLRYESMIHEFDPYFNYRTTLFLSDHGFSEFWNWFDFESWYPLGRVVGGTLFPGLMVTAALLHRLLRALSLAVHIREVCVLTAPFFAANTTLVAYAFGREIWDSGAGLVAAALIAVCPGYISRSVAGSYDNEGVAIFALLLTFYLFVRAVNTGSLAWSLASAFGYFYMVSAWGGYVFIINLLPLYVLVLLVTGRYSQRLYVAYNSTYVLGMLLAMQIRFVGFQHVQSGEHMAAMGVFFLLQVFFFLDWVKYLLNDAKLFKSFLRITLTCVITVGTLALGIGTASGYISPWTGRFYSLLDPTYAKDHIPIIASVSEHQPTAWSSFMFDFHILLFLFPAGLYFCFKRLSDATIFIVMYGLTSMYFAGVMVRLILVAAPAVCLISAIAASATIKNLTTLIRTKSKSPQTVSGKSSGSKAAAKGAVDQSLPFQQNVAIALLLGAFYLLSRYAVHCTWVTSEAYSSPSIVLAARGHNGGRVIFDDYREAYYWLRQNTPSDAKIMSWWDYGYQITAMGNRTVIVDNNTWNNTHIATVGRAMSSYEDEAYEIMQSLDVNYVLVVFGGVTGYSSDDINKFLWMVRIGGGVFPVIKEPDYLVNGEYRVDKGAAPKMLNCLMYKLCYYRFGELTTEYGKPPGYDRVRGVEIGNKDIKLEYLEEAFTTSNWIVRIYKVKPPKNRS from the exons atggccgccgccaccgcgctggACTCGCTGCCGGCGCCGCTCCGGTCGCTGCGGCTGAAGACGAAGCAGCAGGAGCTCCTGCTCCGGGTCTCGGCGCTGGCGCTCATCTACGTGCTCGCGTTCGTCGTCCGCCTCTTCTCCGTGCTCCGCTACGAGTCCATGATCCACGAGTTCGATCCCTACTTCAACTACCGCACCACGCTCTTCCTCTCCGACCATGGATTCAGCGAGTTCTGGAACTGGTTCGATTTCGAGAGCTGGTACCCGCTCggccgcgtcgtcggcggcacCCTCTTCCCGGGCCTCATGGTCACCGCCGCGCtgctccaccgcctcctccgcgcgctCTCCCTCGCCGTCCACATCCGCGAGGTCTGCGTCCTCACCGCCCCCTTCTTCGCCGCCAACACCACGCTCGTCGCCTACGCCTTCGGCCGCGAGATCTGGGACTCCGGCGcgggcctcgtcgccgccgcgctcatcGCCGTCTGCCCCGGCTACATCTCCCGCTCCGTCGCGGGCTCCTACGACAACGAGGGCGTCGCCATCTTCGCGCTGCTGCTCACCTTCTACCTCTTCGTGCGCGCCGTCAACACGGGATCTCTCGCATGGTCGCTCGCCTCGGCGTTCGGCTACTTCTACATGGTCTCCGCGTGGGGAGGCTATGTCTTCATCATCAATCTGTTGCCGCTGTACGTGCTCGTGCTGCTCGTCACGGGGAGGTACTCGCAGAGGCTCTACGTGGCCTACAATTCCACGTATGTGCTTGGAATGCTACTTGCGATGCAGATCCGGTTCGTTGGGTTCCAACACGTCCAGTCTGGGGAGCACATGGCCGCTATGGGAGTATTCTTCCTTTTGCAG gttttctttttcttggacTGGGTGAAGTACCTGCTGAATGATGCCAAACTATTCAAGTCATTCCTGAGAATCACCCTGACATGTGTGATAACTGTTGGCACCCTAGCTCTTGGAATTGGTACCGCGTCAGGTTACATCTCCCCTTGGACAGGGCGGTTTTACTCCCTGCTTGATCCAACCTATGCAAAGGACCATATACCAATCATTGCATCAGTATCTGAGCATCAACCAACAGCGTGGTCTTCGTTCATGTTTGATTTCCACATCCTTCTTTTCCTGTTCCCAGCAGGCCTCTACTTCTGTTTCAAGCGCTTGTCAGATGCCACAATATTTATAGTTATGTATGGCCTCACGAGTATGTACTTTGCTGGTGTGATGGTTCGGTTAATTCTTGTTGCAGCGCCAGCTGTTTGCCTTATTAGTGCCATTGCAGCATCAGCTACAATAAAAAATCTGACTACCTTGATTCGGACAAAAAGCAAAAGTCCACAAACTGTCTCTGGAAAATCATCTGGCTCAAAGGCAGCTGCAAAG GGTGCAGTTGATCAATCCTTGCCTTTCCAGCAGAATGTGGCCATTGCTTTACTTCTGGGTGCTTTCTACTTGCTTAGTAGATATGCTGTACACTGCACTTGGGTGACATCTGAAGCTTACTCTTCTCCTTCCATTGTTCTGGCCGCAAGGGGTCATAATGGAGGCAGGGTCATATTTGATGATTATCGTGAAGCGTATTATTGGCTTCGTCAGAACACTCCTTCTGATGCAAAGATTATGTCATGGTGGGATTATGGATACCAAATCACAGCTATGGGGAACAGAACTGTTATTGTTGATAACAACACATGGAATAATACACATATAGCTACAGTTGGGCGTGCAATGTCATCCTATGAAGATGAAGCGTATGAGATAATGCAGTCACTGGATGTGAATTATGTGCTTGTCGTATTTGGTGGTGTTACTGGTTATTCTTCAGATGACATTAACAA GTTCTTATGGATGGTGCGCATTGGTGGTGGAGTTTTTCCTGTAATCAAAGAGCCTGATTACCTTGTTAATGGGGAGTATCGTGTCGACAAGGGGGCAGCACCAAAAATGTTGAATTGCTTAAT GTACAAGCTTTGTTATTACCGTTTTGGAGAACTGACCACAGAATATGGAAAACCTCCAGG ATACGATCGAGTACGAGGAGTGGAGATTGGCAACAAAGACATTAAGCTTGAGTACTTGGAGGAGGCATTCACAACTTCGAACTGGATAGTGCGCATATACAAGGTCAAACCCCCGAAGAATAGGTCTTGA
- the LOC4337390 gene encoding protein Rf1, mitochondrial: MTAGAWPAAAAAATSAPLSAAVRGAMRTLGHLLPRPQPSAAAAAAFSSSPHTLHDYNRLLDAFARDGDGDAALRVLRRMRHSSPACAPTAASYTSAMSALAKAGRPADAAALFDDMLANGVAPDRCAFSFLLHVYSSHLHLPSAAHSVLVWMSRLGLPPTPIDYADLVFSFCRAGRLPDALQLLDEMRALNYPLTLHSYTPILQVYCANADMQSADALISSMRSTGCHPDVVFYNIYVNGLCKVGDFDAVQRTIDESGRNGWVPDAVTYSTYIAGLCRFGYVEEALRQLEIMVTMGLQPTVVGLNILLDYVAQDLDMWAGKEVLERCQELGFVVDVVTYNTVMDHFCKKRKWLRVLKLFTDLLKKPITPNVQTCNIFISCLCRAGKFQFAKFVFSSKGFMADTVTCNILIHAFYEAGKEDELGFLFADVNAGKIAPDTITYNTLVDCLFRSGRRAEAVNLIRHIDDGYPVEPVARLAYWLVRSGNVREALRLFDDMLEKGLLLDSRIFANVIKAFCRKGPGECTEMLQLCSVLDRMLGIG, from the coding sequence ATGACGGCCGGCGcatggccggccgccgccgccgccgccacctccgcgccACTGTCCGCCGCGGTGCGCGGGGCCATGCGCACGCTCGGCCACCTCCTTCCCCGCCCccaaccctccgccgccgccgccgccgccttctcctcctctccccacaCCCTCCACGACTACAACCGCCTCCTGGATGCCTTcgcccgcgacggcgacggcgacgcggcgctgCGGGTGCTCCGCCGCATGCGCCACTCCTCCCCGGCGTGCGCGCCCACGGCCGCCTCCTACACCTCCGCCATGTCGGCGCTCGCCAAGGCCGGCcgccccgccgacgccgcggcccTCTTCGACGACATGCTCGCCAATGGCGTCGCCCCCGACCGGTgcgccttctccttcctcctccacgTCTACTcctcccacctccacctcccgtcggccgcgcacTCCGTCCTCGTCTGGATGTCCCGCCTCGGCCTTCCCCCGACTCCCATCGACTACGCGGACctcgtcttctccttctgcCGCGCGGGCCGCCTCCCGGACGCGCTCCAGCTGCTCGACGAAATGCGCGCCCTCAATTACCCGCTCACCCTGCACAGCTACACACCGATCCTCCAGGTGTACTGTGCCAATGCTGATATGCAGTCGGCTGATGCGCTCATCAGCTCCATGCGCTCCACTGGATGCCACCCCGATGTCGTATTTTACAACATCTACGTAAATGGGTTATGTAAGGTTGGGGATTTTGATGCTGTCCAGAGGACCATTGATGAGAGTGGCCGGAATGGGTGGGTGCCAGATGCAGTTACATACAGCACCTACATTGCTGGGCTTTGCCGGTTCGGGTATGTCGAAGAGGCACTCCGGCAGCTGGAAATCATGGTAACGATGGGGTTACAGCCGACAGTAGTTGGTCTGAACATACTGCTCGACTATGTTGCCCAGGACCTTGATATGTGGGCAGGCAAGGAGGTGCTGGAACGATGCCAGGAGCTTGGCTTTGTGGTAGATGTCGTGACATACAATACGGTCATGGATCATTTCTGCAAGAAGAGGAAATGGCTGCGTGTTCTAAAACTGTTCACAGATCTTCTCAAGAAGCCCATAACACCCAATGTGCAAACGTGCAACATTTTTATTTCATGCTTGTGCCGAGCTGGAAAGTTTCAGTTTGCCAAGTTTGTGTTCAGCAGCAAGGGGTTCATGGCAGACACTGTGACTTGTAACATTCTAATTCATGCATTCTATGAGGCCGGGAAGGAGGATGAGCTTGGTTTTCTGTTCGCTGATGTGAATGCGGGTAAAATTGCCCCAGATACGATCACATACAATACGCTGGTTGATTGCCTCTTTAGGTCAGGGAGGAGAGCCGAGGCTGTCAATTTGATCAGACATATTGATGATGGCTATCCTGTTGAGCCTGTTGCACGCTTGGCGTATTGGTTGGTTAGGAGTGGAAATGTTCGTGAGGCATTGAGGTTGTTTGATGATATGCTAGAAAAAGGATTGTTATTAGATAGTAGGATTTTTGCTAATGTCATCAAGGCATTCTGCAGAAAGGGTCCAGGGGAATGCACAGAAATGCTGCAGCTGTGTTCTGTATTAGATAGGATGCTTGGAATTGGGTGA
- the LOC4337391 gene encoding F-box/FBD/LRR-repeat protein At1g13570, protein MRKPYVKTLTPYRWRWLRDYEFITRVDAVLRQHSGMGVQRMEIKFRLHSKHADHIDRWVNFAIASKTKELVVDLSGQDKGSFFTDLTHSNCIRIIKEPPYNLPPQLLGLNYGSYLRCLELTTVSLQLPADFKGFLDLKILSLVDMSITDEDVQRMLSKCNLLEFLEISYCEMVTSIRMLHPLDRLKHLVVDICPNLQEIELNCSPTTLKYSGTMVPLIFASTSRLTNISIVFINYQSAISYIITGFPSTLPRLETLTLHCGERERTIVPEGPFKFTYLRNLRLELALCGHGNIRKTDALDYAYILKIAPFMETLELSGGTSKQPKFFFFRLVNTYIARIRDTGTGIRIRRYGNFQKH, encoded by the exons ATGAGGAAACCTTATGTCAAGACCTTGACTCCATATCGATGGCGATGGCTCAGGGACTACGAATTTATTACAAGGGTTGATGCGGTCCTGCGTCAGCACAGTGGAATGGGGGTTCAACGTATGGAAATTAAGTTTCGGTTGCATAGTAAGCACGCAGACCATATTGATAGATGGGTGAACTTTGCAATTGCATCAAAAACAAAGGAATTGGTTGTTGATTTATCAGGTCAGGATAAGGGCTCATTTTTCACAGATTTGACACATAGCAATTGCATACGGATAATCAAAGAACCACCATATAATTTGCCTCCACAGCTTCTTGGCCTCAATTATGGTTCATACTTGCGGTGTCTCGAGCTTACGACCGTGTCTCTGCAGCTGCCTGCTGATTTCAAAGGATTTCTGGACCTCAAGATTCTTAGCTTAGTAGATATGAGCATTACAGATGAAGATGTTCAGCGTATGCTATCCAAATGCAATCTTCTGGAGTTTTTGGAGATTTCATATTGCGAAATGGTTACTAGCATACGAATGCTTCATCCATTGGACCGGCTTAAGCATTTGGTAGTGGATATCTGCCCTAATCTGCAAGAGATAGAACTGAATTGTAGTCCAACAACACTTAAGTACAGTGGCACCATGGTTCCTTTGATATTTGCTTCAACATCCAGGCTGACAAATATTAGTATTGTATTCATCAATTACCAATCTGCTATTTCCTATATCATTACTGGATTCCCCAGTACTTTGCCAAGGCTCGAGACTCTGACCTTACATTGTGGAGAACGTGAG AGAACTATCGTACCAGAAGGGCCTTTCAAATTTACTTATCTTCGGAATTTGAGGTTGGAATTAGCTCTCTGTGGCCATGGAAATATCAGAAAGACTGATGCCCTTGATTATGCTTATATCCTGAAGATTGCTCCTTTCATGGAAACACTGGAGTTGTCT GGGGGAACTTCTAAACAAccaaagttctttttttttaggctAGTGAACACCTATATTGCACGGATACGCGATACTGGTACGGGGATACGGATACGGCGATACGGAAATTTTCAAAAACACTAA